The following are encoded together in the uncultured Draconibacterium sp. genome:
- a CDS encoding TonB-dependent receptor has translation MKFLNLKQNAQTILTFRKWGRKNYSSFLTLKKAVVISVLSVVYLLSTTVITLATEQDTSEVKMQYDLDEIEVSAQRTPVVYSQVARIISVIESKEIEAAPAQSVQDLLEYIAGVDVRQRGAEGVQADVSVRGGTFDQTLILLNGINITDPQTGHHNLNLPVSLAQIERIEILEGPAARVYGPNAFSGAINIVTKQNTGKSIQTSVSGGSFGYFDGNLSGSFQTGKLSHMVAVSGKRSDGYIENTDFKEVNGFYSNQLIAKKGTLKFQLGLTEKGFGANSFYTPKYPNQYEATKTLFTSVKWEGNCPLHFSPTVYYRRNQDRFELFRDNPASWYTNHNYHLTDVYGANLNSWFKWKLGKTAFGVEYRSEQILSNVLGNEMDEPKDVPGEDAQFTKSDERNTVSGFLEHAVYINKWTVTTGLMANVISGSNLGMNVFPGIDVSYSIGEGVKLYSSYNTSLRMPTFTDLYYKGPTNIGNPDLEPEKSATIEGGLKLNKPLIKGHAVVFYRKGKNIIDWVLNDDEVWQPQNLTAVNNLGTEIQASFLFRNQYGKQYPNVQLSYLYNNLQKQEADFVSNYVLDNLKHKLVASVNQQILPNLSLDVKLVYQDREGTFTRFEDKVAIGEVDYEPFLICDTKLSYSQNNFTVFGSVNNLFDVSYNDIGNVLQPGRWLKAGVVYNFNFK, from the coding sequence ATGAAGTTTTTAAATTTAAAACAGAATGCGCAAACCATTTTAACCTTTAGAAAATGGGGAAGAAAAAATTATTCTTCTTTCCTAACTTTAAAAAAGGCTGTGGTAATTTCGGTGTTGTCAGTAGTATATCTGCTTTCAACTACTGTTATTACTTTGGCCACAGAACAAGACACTTCTGAAGTTAAAATGCAATACGACCTTGATGAGATCGAGGTTAGTGCGCAGAGAACACCTGTGGTGTATTCACAGGTGGCACGGATAATTTCCGTGATTGAGAGTAAAGAAATTGAGGCGGCACCGGCTCAGAGTGTTCAGGACTTGTTAGAGTACATTGCCGGAGTGGATGTTCGACAACGAGGTGCTGAAGGGGTACAAGCGGATGTAAGTGTTCGTGGAGGTACCTTCGATCAAACCCTGATTCTGCTTAACGGAATCAACATCACCGATCCCCAAACCGGTCACCACAATTTAAATCTTCCAGTTAGTTTAGCCCAAATCGAACGTATCGAAATTCTTGAAGGACCTGCCGCGCGTGTTTATGGTCCCAATGCATTTTCGGGGGCAATTAACATTGTTACCAAACAAAATACCGGAAAGTCAATTCAGACGTCAGTGTCGGGAGGAAGTTTTGGCTATTTTGACGGGAATCTTTCAGGTTCGTTTCAAACCGGCAAACTGAGTCACATGGTAGCAGTTAGTGGTAAACGTTCGGACGGTTACATTGAAAACACCGACTTTAAGGAAGTGAATGGTTTTTATTCGAACCAGCTGATTGCAAAAAAAGGAACTTTAAAGTTTCAGTTGGGACTTACCGAAAAAGGATTTGGCGCAAACAGTTTTTACACGCCCAAATACCCCAATCAGTACGAAGCAACCAAAACACTTTTTACTTCAGTAAAATGGGAAGGGAATTGTCCGCTGCACTTTTCGCCAACAGTTTACTACCGACGCAATCAGGATCGCTTCGAATTGTTTCGCGATAATCCGGCATCGTGGTACACCAATCACAATTACCATTTAACCGATGTATATGGAGCCAACTTAAATTCATGGTTTAAATGGAAACTGGGTAAAACTGCATTTGGCGTTGAATACCGTTCTGAACAAATTTTAAGTAATGTTCTTGGAAACGAAATGGATGAACCCAAAGATGTGCCGGGAGAAGATGCTCAGTTTACCAAATCGGATGAAAGGAATACTGTGTCGGGATTTTTAGAACATGCGGTGTATATAAATAAATGGACAGTAACCACCGGCTTGATGGCCAACGTAATTTCGGGTAGCAATTTGGGAATGAATGTATTTCCCGGAATAGATGTGAGCTATTCTATTGGTGAAGGTGTTAAACTATATTCCAGTTACAATACTTCGCTTCGCATGCCAACATTCACCGATTTATATTACAAAGGCCCAACCAATATTGGTAATCCTGATTTAGAGCCCGAAAAATCAGCCACAATAGAAGGTGGTTTGAAACTAAATAAACCGTTAATAAAAGGTCATGCGGTTGTTTTTTATCGCAAAGGGAAAAATATTATCGACTGGGTACTTAACGATGATGAAGTTTGGCAACCTCAAAACCTAACCGCAGTGAATAATTTGGGAACCGAGATTCAGGCCAGTTTTCTATTTCGGAATCAATATGGCAAGCAGTACCCAAATGTTCAGTTAAGTTATCTGTATAATAATCTACAAAAGCAGGAAGCTGATTTCGTTTCGAATTACGTTCTCGATAATCTGAAACATAAATTGGTAGCTTCGGTTAATCAGCAAATTTTACCGAATTTATCACTCGATGTAAAACTGGTTTACCAGGACAGAGAAGGCACATTTACCAGGTTTGAAGATAAAGTCGCCATTGGTGAAGTGGATTATGAACCGTTTTTAATTTGTGACACAAAATTGTCGTATTCGCAAAATAACTTTACAGTATTTGGCTCGGTAAATAACCTGTTCGATGTTAGCTACAACGATATCGGAAATGTGTTACAACCGGGTAGATGGTTAAAAGCTGGAGTAGTGTATAATTTCAATTTTAAATAA
- a CDS encoding sigma-70 family RNA polymerase sigma factor, with product MTQIQFNNALLGLSDKLHYYALSLTSDSERANDLLQETFLKALTYRDKFTQNTNFKAWIYTIMKNTFINDYRRNVKTKNTFDGSNNDFHLMFSKDKVYPAPDSFYSSKEINKSINSLEDEYKVPFTMFLEGFKYKEIAEELDLPLGTVKSRIFFTRKKLEKALHEYSNN from the coding sequence ATGACTCAGATTCAATTTAACAACGCACTACTTGGTTTAAGTGACAAATTACACTATTACGCACTAAGTTTAACGTCAGACTCTGAAAGAGCAAACGATCTTTTACAAGAGACGTTCCTCAAGGCGTTAACCTACCGCGACAAGTTTACACAGAACACAAATTTTAAAGCCTGGATATATACAATAATGAAAAACACTTTCATTAACGACTATCGCAGAAATGTGAAAACTAAAAACACATTTGATGGTTCTAACAACGATTTTCATTTAATGTTTTCAAAAGACAAAGTTTATCCTGCGCCCGATTCGTTTTACAGTTCGAAAGAAATTAATAAAAGCATTAATTCTTTGGAAGATGAATACAAAGTTCCATTCACTATGTTTTTGGAAGGATTTAAATACAAAGAAATAGCAGAAGAACTTGATTTACCGCTGGGAACCGTAAAAAGTCGGATTTTCTTCACTCGTAAGAAATTAGAAAAAGCATTGCACGAATATTCGAATAATTAA
- a CDS encoding DJ-1 family glyoxalase III, protein MKKIAVHLAEGFEEIEAISIIDVLRRANFDVEVISITKSIEVKGAHNIIVKADLLFEEANYQSIDIIVLPGGMPGSENLKAHSGLREQILNFNDSKKPLAAICAAPMVFGGLGLLQNKNATCYPGFEEELHGAIITGNNVEQADNIITGKGAGVAIEFALKIVEFLTNKETANELAQKMIVDVQ, encoded by the coding sequence ATGAAAAAGATAGCCGTTCATTTAGCAGAAGGATTTGAAGAAATTGAGGCCATAAGTATAATCGATGTTTTACGCCGGGCCAATTTTGATGTTGAGGTTATTTCAATAACGAAATCGATTGAAGTAAAAGGTGCGCATAATATTATTGTAAAAGCGGATTTGCTTTTTGAGGAAGCGAACTACCAAAGCATAGACATTATTGTACTTCCGGGAGGAATGCCGGGCTCGGAGAACCTGAAAGCCCACAGCGGTTTACGCGAACAAATCTTAAACTTTAACGACAGCAAAAAACCACTTGCTGCCATTTGTGCTGCACCGATGGTTTTTGGTGGCCTTGGTCTGTTACAAAATAAAAATGCGACCTGCTACCCGGGCTTTGAAGAGGAATTACATGGTGCAATTATTACGGGCAACAATGTAGAACAAGCTGATAATATTATTACAGGAAAAGGCGCTGGCGTTGCCATAGAATTTGCACTTAAAATTGTGGAATTTTTAACAAACAAAGAAACGGCAAACGAGCTAGCCCAAAAGATGATCGTTGATGTTCAATAG
- the purL gene encoding phosphoribosylformylglycinamidine synthase codes for MIQFFKTQSNSIIAVYSAKSLGQENIEKLVWLFSGASYLKDQTLDGWFVGPRKEMLTPWSTNAVEITQNMGIEGIRRMEEFFQVDNQKASYDPMLQAIYEGLSQQVFSIDKEPDPILNIVDIAAYNEQEGLALSEDEIQYLNGVSKEMGRPLTDGEVYGFAQVNSEHCRHKIFNGTFVIDGKEMESSLFQMIKKTSQQNPNKIVSAYKDNCSFVQGPVVEQFAPKTQDKPDFFEVKDIETVLSLKAETHNFPTTVEPFNGAATGSGGEIRDRIAGGKGSLPIAGTAVYMTSYPRTEAQRSWEQATEERDWLYQTPEEILIKASNGASDFGNKFGQPVITGSVLTFEHFENYMKYGYDKVIMLAGGIGFGTKRDSLKDEPVKGDKVVLLGGDNYRIGMGGGAVSSVATGEFKNDIELNAVQRANPEMQKRAYNAIRALSEADENPIISIHDHGAGGHLNCLSELVESTGGKIDTSKLPVGDPTLSQKEIIGNESQERMGLVIKEEHVGLLQKIAERERAPMYVIGEATGDMQFTFENSETGEKSIDWQLGYMFGNPPKTVLEDETLVPEFDELEYNWEEIYDLVEQTIQLESVACKDWLTNKVDRSVTGRIAKQQGAGPLQLPLNNVGVITLDYQGKAGLATSVGHASIAGMVDAERGSVLSIAESLTNIIWAPMTDQLKSVSLSANWMWPAKNPGENARIYNAVKAASDFACALGINIPTGKDSMSMTQKYKDDVVYAPGTVIISAAGEVSDVKKVVEPVLVNDESKEILFIDLSFMERALGGSAFAQSINKLGKTAPTVADPEKFVTAFNTVQNLIEQDLILAGHDVSSGGLITTLLEMCFSNTKGGMKVDVTAFGEEDLAKILLAENPGIVIQCADNDEVKKQLTDAGVDFLTLGNTVPYRKVRVLNKTVEADFDIVTLRDLWFKTSYLLDRKQSGEKKALERFKNYKGYALDFDFKDFTGLAADLGIDLKRRTTSGVKAAIIREKGVNGDREMAYAMYLAGMDVKDVHMTDLIEGRETLEDVNMIVFVGGFSNSDVLGSAKGWAGAFKFNEKARLALEKFYQREDTLSLGVCNGCQVMVELGVIYPEHSIQPKMLHNESGKFESTFLNVDVQENDSVMLGNMGGMKLGIWVAHGEGKFYLPFNEDQYNIPMKYSYEGYPGNPNGSHFGAASLCSDDGRHLVMMPHLERAFKPWHWANYPADRKADEVAPWIQAFVNAKNWIAEKTK; via the coding sequence ATGATTCAATTCTTTAAAACTCAAAGTAACAGTATTATCGCAGTTTATTCTGCCAAATCATTAGGACAGGAAAACATTGAAAAGCTGGTTTGGCTTTTTTCGGGAGCCAGCTACTTAAAAGACCAAACGCTTGACGGTTGGTTTGTTGGTCCGCGAAAAGAAATGTTAACTCCCTGGAGTACAAATGCAGTTGAAATTACCCAGAACATGGGGATTGAAGGCATTCGCAGAATGGAAGAGTTTTTCCAGGTAGATAACCAAAAGGCAAGCTACGATCCAATGCTTCAGGCAATTTATGAAGGATTGTCCCAGCAAGTGTTTTCAATTGATAAAGAGCCCGATCCGATTCTGAATATTGTTGATATTGCGGCGTATAACGAACAAGAAGGTCTTGCTTTAAGCGAAGATGAAATACAATATTTGAATGGAGTGTCGAAAGAAATGGGACGTCCGTTAACCGATGGAGAAGTGTACGGGTTTGCGCAGGTAAATTCGGAACACTGTCGGCACAAAATTTTTAACGGAACTTTTGTAATCGATGGAAAAGAAATGGAGTCGTCATTATTTCAGATGATTAAAAAGACTTCGCAGCAAAATCCAAATAAAATTGTTTCGGCTTACAAAGACAACTGTTCTTTTGTTCAGGGGCCGGTAGTGGAACAATTTGCTCCTAAAACTCAGGATAAACCCGATTTTTTTGAAGTAAAAGACATTGAAACGGTTCTTTCGTTAAAAGCCGAAACACATAACTTCCCAACAACGGTTGAGCCGTTTAACGGAGCCGCAACAGGTTCGGGTGGTGAAATTCGCGACCGTATTGCAGGAGGTAAAGGGAGTTTGCCAATTGCCGGAACTGCAGTTTACATGACTTCGTATCCGCGAACCGAAGCACAACGTTCGTGGGAACAGGCAACGGAAGAACGCGACTGGTTGTATCAAACTCCGGAAGAAATTCTGATTAAAGCTTCGAACGGTGCCAGCGATTTTGGAAATAAATTTGGTCAGCCGGTAATTACCGGGTCGGTACTTACTTTCGAACATTTCGAAAACTACATGAAATATGGTTACGACAAAGTAATTATGTTGGCAGGTGGTATTGGTTTTGGTACCAAACGCGACAGTTTAAAAGACGAACCGGTAAAAGGTGATAAAGTAGTTCTTTTGGGTGGCGATAATTACCGCATTGGAATGGGCGGAGGTGCTGTTTCGTCGGTTGCAACCGGAGAATTTAAAAACGACATTGAATTAAATGCCGTTCAGCGTGCCAATCCTGAAATGCAAAAACGTGCTTACAATGCCATTCGTGCATTAAGCGAGGCCGACGAAAACCCAATTATTTCGATTCACGATCATGGTGCGGGTGGACACTTAAACTGTCTTTCGGAGCTGGTTGAATCAACCGGAGGAAAAATTGATACTTCGAAACTTCCTGTTGGTGACCCAACTCTTTCACAAAAAGAAATTATTGGAAACGAGTCGCAGGAAAGAATGGGACTTGTAATTAAAGAGGAACATGTTGGATTGTTGCAGAAAATTGCCGAACGCGAGCGTGCTCCAATGTATGTAATTGGAGAGGCTACCGGCGATATGCAATTTACTTTTGAAAACTCGGAAACAGGGGAGAAATCGATTGACTGGCAATTGGGATACATGTTTGGAAATCCTCCAAAAACCGTTTTGGAAGACGAAACTCTTGTTCCTGAATTTGACGAATTAGAATACAACTGGGAAGAAATTTACGATCTGGTAGAACAAACGATACAATTGGAATCGGTTGCCTGTAAAGACTGGTTAACCAACAAAGTTGACCGTTCGGTAACCGGACGAATTGCAAAACAGCAAGGTGCGGGTCCGTTACAACTTCCATTAAATAACGTGGGTGTAATTACACTCGATTACCAGGGAAAGGCCGGTTTGGCAACTTCGGTTGGTCATGCTTCAATTGCCGGAATGGTTGACGCGGAAAGAGGTTCGGTACTTTCGATTGCTGAATCGCTGACAAATATTATTTGGGCGCCAATGACCGATCAGTTAAAGAGTGTTTCGTTGAGTGCCAACTGGATGTGGCCTGCAAAAAATCCGGGAGAAAACGCCCGTATTTACAATGCAGTTAAAGCAGCCAGTGATTTCGCCTGCGCATTGGGAATTAACATTCCAACCGGAAAAGACTCCATGTCGATGACGCAGAAATACAAAGATGATGTGGTTTATGCACCGGGAACAGTAATTATATCGGCAGCCGGCGAAGTATCGGATGTTAAAAAAGTAGTTGAACCTGTTTTGGTAAACGACGAAAGCAAAGAGATTCTCTTTATTGATTTATCGTTTATGGAACGTGCGTTGGGTGGAAGTGCTTTTGCTCAATCCATCAACAAACTGGGAAAAACAGCTCCAACTGTTGCCGATCCTGAAAAATTTGTAACCGCTTTTAATACCGTTCAGAATTTAATCGAACAGGATCTGATTCTGGCTGGGCACGATGTGTCGTCAGGTGGTTTAATTACCACTTTACTGGAGATGTGTTTTAGCAACACAAAAGGAGGAATGAAAGTAGATGTTACTGCTTTTGGCGAAGAAGATCTTGCAAAAATATTGTTGGCAGAGAATCCGGGAATTGTGATTCAATGTGCCGATAACGATGAAGTGAAAAAGCAATTAACAGATGCCGGTGTTGACTTTTTAACACTTGGTAATACTGTTCCTTATCGAAAAGTTAGGGTTTTAAATAAAACGGTTGAAGCCGATTTTGATATTGTTACACTTCGCGATTTGTGGTTTAAAACTTCGTATTTGTTAGACCGCAAACAAAGTGGCGAGAAAAAAGCTTTGGAACGTTTTAAAAATTACAAAGGCTACGCCCTTGATTTCGATTTTAAAGACTTTACCGGCTTAGCTGCTGATTTGGGAATTGATCTGAAACGCAGAACTACTTCAGGAGTGAAAGCTGCTATTATTCGTGAAAAAGGTGTAAATGGCGACCGTGAAATGGCGTATGCCATGTACCTGGCCGGAATGGATGTAAAAGACGTTCACATGACCGACCTGATTGAAGGCCGCGAAACGTTGGAAGATGTTAACATGATTGTTTTTGTGGGTGGATTCTCGAACTCCGATGTGCTTGGATCGGCAAAAGGCTGGGCAGGTGCATTTAAATTCAACGAAAAAGCACGATTGGCTCTGGAGAAATTTTACCAGCGCGAAGATACTTTGAGTCTCGGAGTTTGTAACGGTTGCCAGGTTATGGTAGAACTGGGAGTTATATATCCTGAACACAGTATTCAGCCTAAAATGTTACACAACGAATCGGGTAAATTCGAATCTACATTCTTAAATGTTGATGTGCAAGAGAACGATTCGGTGATGTTGGGTAATATGGGCGGTATGAAACTTGGAATTTGGGTGGCTCACGGTGAAGGAAAATTCTACCTGCCATTTAACGAAGACCAGTACAATATTCCAATGAAATACAGTTACGAAGGTTATCCGGGTAATCCGAACGGTTCGCACTTTGGAGCTGCTTCACTGTGTTCTGATGACGGCCGTCATTTGGTTATGATGCCTCACCTGGAACGTGCATTTAAACCATGGCACTGGGCAAATTATCCTGCCGACAGAAAAGCCGACGAAGTTGCACCTTGGATTCAGGCTTTTGTAAATGCCAAAAACTGGATTGCTGAAAAGACAAAATAG
- a CDS encoding DUF5107 domain-containing protein: MSTSVNAAIKKIIIPTYELGDSEINPVFFEKRVYQGSSGKVYPVPFIDKVYDHKIDKEYQAATLENEFVKLLMLPEIGGRIFEAQDKANNNYNFLYQQKVIKPALVGLAGPWISGGVEFNWPQHHRPGTYLPSDVYIEEEADGARTIWMSEYDPMYRLKGMHGIRIRPGSALIELRGRLFNRTPLTQTFLWWANVAVKVHKDYQSFFPPDVHYVADHAVRAQSSFPFAENDYYGIPYNERPGKNDLRNYNNIPVPTSYMVCDTKYNFFGGYDFKADGGFIHVANRYIAPGKKQWTWGNEAFGRAWDRELTDEGGPYFELMAGVYTDNQPDFTYLLPYETKTFSQFWWSYKNLGPVQNANKDLAIRLEKQQENKLDLGVAGSRKFENLQFVLLIGNEKKIFDKQTISPKKPWKDTSIRIEAGQENSVSLIVVDEQGKELIAYHHREVPKERNRKLAFEPKQPNKIESASELELIGEHLELYRHPTRYPEPYWKEAIKKDPNSYKSYIALGRVELKNGKFAEAEKNFRTAIDIITTYHPNPASGEAHYFCGLACSLQGRKDEAYGLFYKSTWNFEWRSAAYYQLATLDCLKADYEAALEHLEASLDTNRQNNKAYILKAVILKNHGEKATAESVLAELFKTDPLDQWAKFELATLKANYDEFIKFSRNDAQTIIDIAFDYAEAGFYHEAIAVIELHHKNEIPECVVPNPMQKSAMTQFALAWLYELSGNDETSKITLEEAGNSEYDYFFPSRLHEQLVLEWAIKKMSDNALPAYGLGNFYFNLKRHEEAIHVWEMAVDAGSKYGTLYRNLGIAYWNKQNDGEKARQAFLKALEFSSSDVRIQYEYDQLRKKLNDDPKERLESLEPIKELILQRDYFSVELAALYNFEGRYHDALDLLESRSFHPWEGGEGQVLRQFTYACLKLGQLALQNGDAESALQYFNRSVNVPDNLGEKYHPLQAVAHINYWKGMALKALGKTEEAKAHFLESTNEEGDFIDMAVSAYSELSYYKALSLKELGKTEDSNELLGRIKAFAEAKLKETVQIDYFATSLPLLLVFDDDIQMRNTIDAKYLIALVKFGQGLVEDAKKNLKEILLLNSMHAGAKDLLELFDKPL; encoded by the coding sequence ATGAGTACTTCGGTAAATGCAGCCATAAAAAAAATAATAATCCCTACCTATGAATTAGGCGATTCTGAAATAAATCCGGTGTTTTTCGAAAAACGCGTTTACCAGGGATCGTCAGGGAAAGTGTATCCGGTTCCGTTTATTGATAAGGTTTACGATCATAAAATTGACAAAGAATACCAGGCAGCAACACTTGAAAATGAGTTTGTGAAGCTGCTAATGTTGCCCGAAATAGGTGGGCGCATATTTGAAGCGCAAGACAAAGCCAATAACAATTACAATTTTTTGTATCAGCAGAAAGTGATAAAACCAGCTTTGGTTGGTTTGGCCGGCCCGTGGATTAGTGGTGGTGTTGAGTTTAACTGGCCGCAGCACCACCGCCCGGGAACGTATTTGCCCAGCGATGTTTATATCGAAGAGGAAGCCGATGGTGCCCGAACGATTTGGATGTCGGAATACGATCCGATGTACCGACTGAAAGGAATGCACGGAATTCGTATTCGTCCGGGCAGTGCGTTGATCGAACTTCGGGGGCGCTTGTTTAACCGCACGCCGTTGACACAAACCTTTTTGTGGTGGGCAAATGTTGCGGTAAAAGTGCATAAAGATTACCAAAGCTTTTTTCCGCCCGACGTGCATTATGTGGCCGACCACGCTGTGCGTGCACAAAGTAGTTTTCCGTTTGCAGAAAACGATTATTATGGAATTCCTTACAACGAAAGACCGGGCAAGAATGATTTGCGTAATTACAATAATATTCCTGTGCCAACCAGTTACATGGTTTGCGATACGAAATACAATTTCTTTGGAGGATACGATTTTAAAGCAGACGGCGGTTTTATTCATGTGGCCAATCGTTATATTGCGCCGGGTAAAAAACAATGGACCTGGGGAAACGAGGCTTTTGGCCGTGCATGGGATCGCGAATTGACCGATGAAGGCGGACCATATTTCGAGTTGATGGCTGGTGTTTACACCGATAATCAGCCCGATTTTACCTACCTGCTTCCTTACGAAACAAAAACATTCTCGCAATTTTGGTGGAGCTATAAAAACCTTGGTCCGGTGCAAAATGCCAATAAAGATCTGGCTATCCGACTCGAGAAACAGCAAGAAAACAAACTGGATTTGGGCGTTGCAGGCAGCCGGAAATTCGAAAACCTTCAATTTGTATTGTTAATAGGAAACGAGAAAAAGATTTTTGATAAACAAACAATATCGCCTAAAAAGCCGTGGAAAGATACTTCTATCCGTATTGAAGCAGGACAGGAGAATTCAGTTTCGTTAATCGTTGTTGATGAACAGGGAAAAGAATTAATCGCGTATCATCATCGTGAAGTTCCGAAAGAACGAAACCGCAAACTGGCTTTTGAGCCAAAACAACCCAATAAAATTGAAAGTGCCAGTGAGTTGGAACTGATTGGCGAACATCTGGAATTGTATCGTCATCCCACCCGTTACCCGGAACCCTACTGGAAAGAGGCCATCAAAAAAGATCCGAATAGTTACAAATCATACATTGCTTTAGGCCGCGTGGAGCTTAAAAACGGCAAGTTCGCCGAAGCTGAAAAGAACTTCAGAACTGCCATTGATATTATCACCACTTATCATCCAAATCCGGCATCGGGCGAGGCACATTATTTCTGTGGATTAGCTTGTTCTCTGCAAGGCAGAAAAGACGAAGCTTACGGATTATTCTACAAATCAACCTGGAATTTCGAGTGGCGTTCGGCAGCTTATTATCAGCTGGCAACACTCGACTGTTTGAAAGCTGACTACGAAGCAGCTTTGGAGCATTTGGAGGCATCGTTGGATACCAACCGGCAGAATAACAAAGCATACATTCTAAAAGCTGTCATTCTGAAAAATCATGGCGAAAAAGCGACTGCAGAAAGTGTACTGGCAGAACTGTTCAAAACCGATCCGCTCGATCAATGGGCGAAATTTGAACTGGCAACACTGAAGGCTAACTACGATGAGTTTATCAAATTTTCAAGAAACGATGCACAAACCATCATCGACATTGCTTTTGATTATGCCGAAGCTGGTTTTTATCACGAAGCAATTGCTGTTATTGAGTTGCACCACAAAAATGAAATTCCTGAATGTGTCGTGCCAAATCCAATGCAAAAATCAGCGATGACTCAGTTCGCCCTGGCCTGGCTTTACGAACTTTCCGGGAATGACGAGACTTCGAAGATAACACTCGAAGAAGCTGGTAATTCAGAGTACGATTATTTTTTTCCGTCGAGGCTGCATGAACAGTTGGTTTTGGAGTGGGCAATCAAAAAAATGTCGGATAATGCTTTGCCCGCTTATGGTTTGGGAAATTTTTATTTCAATTTGAAACGTCATGAAGAGGCAATACATGTTTGGGAAATGGCAGTTGATGCAGGAAGCAAATACGGAACCTTATACCGTAATTTAGGAATTGCCTACTGGAACAAACAAAATGATGGCGAAAAAGCAAGGCAGGCATTTTTAAAGGCATTAGAATTTTCGTCTTCCGATGTGAGAATTCAATATGAATACGATCAGTTAAGAAAAAAACTGAACGACGACCCAAAGGAACGATTGGAAAGTCTTGAGCCAATAAAAGAACTCATTCTGCAACGCGATTATTTCAGTGTTGAGCTGGCCGCTTTATACAATTTCGAAGGCAGGTACCACGACGCACTGGATTTGTTGGAAAGCAGAAGTTTCCACCCTTGGGAGGGTGGCGAAGGACAGGTTCTGCGTCAGTTTACCTATGCTTGTTTGAAACTTGGGCAGCTGGCTTTGCAGAACGGGGATGCTGAATCTGCTTTGCAGTACTTTAACAGATCAGTGAATGTACCGGATAATTTGGGTGAAAAATACCATCCGCTTCAGGCAGTTGCTCATATCAACTATTGGAAAGGAATGGCATTGAAAGCGCTTGGAAAAACAGAAGAAGCCAAGGCACACTTCCTCGAAAGTACAAACGAAGAAGGTGATTTTATCGATATGGCTGTGAGCGCTTATTCCGAGTTGTCGTACTATAAAGCGCTTTCATTAAAAGAATTGGGCAAAACAGAGGACTCTAATGAATTACTTGGCAGAATAAAAGCTTTCGCAGAAGCGAAATTAAAAGAAACAGTTCAGATCGATTATTTTGCCACTTCATTACCATTGTTATTGGTTTTTGACGATGATATTCAAATGCGAAACACCATAGATGCTAAATATTTAATTGCTCTTGTAAAGTTTGGTCAAGGTTTGGTTGAGGATGCTAAGAAGAACTTGAAAGAAATATTGTTGTTGAACTCGATGCATGCAGGGGCAAAAGATTTACTGGAATTGTTTGATAAACCGCTTTAA